GCCGCGTCGGGCAACAGCAGCTCCAGCGCGCACAGCGCCGCCTGAAGCCGCACGCCGCCGCGACCGAGGTCGCCGAAGAAACGCTTGTCGGCGACCACATCCGCCGGATCGCCGCCGCGCTCCGCACGCGCGAAGACGACGGTGCCGACCGGCTTCTTCTCGCTGCCGCCGCCCGGCCCGGCCACGCCGGTGATCGCGACCGCGACATCGGCGTCGGATCTGGCGAGCGCGCCCTGCGCCATGCTCCACGCGACGGCGATCGAGAC
The genomic region above belongs to Sphingomonas phyllosphaerae 5.2 and contains:
- a CDS encoding CinA family protein, which encodes MSEVTLPPELVDAARRVVEANRAAGRRIAVAESCTGGLVAAALTEIPGSSEVLEAGFVTYSNSAKQKLLAVSGDVLDTFGAVSIAVAWSMAQGALARSDADVAVAITGVAGPGGGSEKKPVGTVVFARAERGGDPADVVADKRFFGDLGRGGVRLQAALCALELLLPDAA